The following proteins are co-located in the Nitrospinota bacterium genome:
- a CDS encoding 4Fe-4S dicluster domain-containing protein, with amino-acid sequence MKKNSFQLYRRDFLKSCYKALSFAGIFYLSFQPEKLLFSRENSQYDPTKHWYGMGIDIHKCIGCGRCVDACKKENNISREPIYFRTWIERYIVPIEGETYVDSPNGGIDGFPEFKGDIDILKTYFVPKICNQCAKPPCVQVCPVGATFLSQDGVVLVDEKWCIGCRYCIQACPYGARYLHPVKKVADKCTFCYHRIIKGSLPACVEVCPTQTRIFGEVGLQSSPLRRFVRFNDIIVMKQYLNTEPKVYYSGADMEVR; translated from the coding sequence ATGAAAAAGAATTCTTTTCAATTATATCGAAGAGATTTTTTGAAAAGCTGCTATAAAGCGCTTTCGTTTGCCGGGATATTTTACCTTTCTTTTCAGCCTGAAAAGCTCCTTTTCAGTAGAGAAAATAGCCAGTATGATCCAACAAAGCACTGGTATGGAATGGGGATAGATATTCATAAATGTATCGGTTGTGGAAGATGCGTAGATGCCTGCAAAAAAGAAAATAATATCTCCAGAGAACCGATTTATTTCCGAACCTGGATTGAAAGATATATCGTTCCCATAGAGGGGGAAACCTATGTAGACAGCCCAAATGGCGGTATTGACGGCTTTCCTGAGTTCAAAGGTGATATCGATATATTAAAGACATACTTTGTTCCCAAGATATGTAACCAGTGCGCTAAACCTCCGTGTGTCCAGGTATGCCCTGTCGGCGCAACTTTTCTCAGCCAAGACGGAGTGGTCCTTGTTGATGAGAAGTGGTGTATCGGTTGCCGTTATTGTATTCAAGCCTGCCCCTACGGAGCCCGCTACCTCCATCCTGTTAAAAAAGTAGCTGATAAATGTACATTCTGCTATCACCGTATTATAAAGGGCTCCCTTCCTGCCTGTGTTGAGGTCTGCCCAACTCAGACTCGAATCTTTGGTGAGGTTGGATTACAGAGTAGTCCTTTAAGACGATTTGTCCGTTTTAATGACATTATCGTTATGAAACAATATCTGAATACTGAACCTAAGGTCTATTATTCTGGTGCTGATATGGAGGTGAGATAA